From the Conger conger chromosome 13, fConCon1.1, whole genome shotgun sequence genome, the window CAAAAATCCCCTCGAAAGAGCTTGTGTACACAACCTTTCACCATTCCGTATTGTGGGCGACACCATTTCCATTTGTACAGGACAGTTCCTACTTTGCATTTCATGAAGTGATAACCTCAGGAGCGGTGGTGAATGTGGGGCGGTGGTGGAGAGGGCTGTCGCCTGACGGTCTCTGTGTCTCCCGCAGTCAAACAGGACTCCAACCACACCATCGGCGTGGAGTTCGGCTCCAGGGTGGTGAACGTCGGGGGGAAGACCGTCAAGCTGCAGATCTGGGACACTGCTGGGCAGGAGCGCTTCAGGTACGGGCCTCCCATTGGTCGGAAGTGATGATGTCATGAGCAGAGGCCATTAACAGCTTCCCATTGGTCAGTGATGTCATGGCGGATTACGTCATTAATTACGTCAATGGGTTTACCAGCATTGCTCTCTGGAGTTGTTAAGGCTCTAAACGTGTCATGGGACATGTCAAGGCCAATCTCAgacaggcagtgtgtggggaCAAACACAACCCATTTGAGTATGAGCAAGCAACAGTACAGTCAGGGCAGGATTGTGactgaatataatataaatttttattattatcattttgtaTAATTATACATTATTGTGATTGAGGATGAATTGTGTTCAGTgaagacaatcccccctggagtaacAGTGACGTTTTTTTCCCGACCCAGATCTGTGACTCGCAGTTACTATCGCGGGGCAGCAGGAGCTCTGCTCGTGTATGACATCACCAGGTGAGAgggcaggggattgtgggtacgGTGACATAATCTGCATGTACTATAaattgtgtggttttttttaaattttttttcaatgggtggtgttggtggggcTGGCGAATGTACCATACAAAGGCACGCGTACGAAAGTGAAGATAAACTCCAGGAAGGggacacaagcacgcacaccaGCTGTCCGATCGGGTTTCATCAGCTCAGCGGATAGATTAAAAACAAATctaacaaaatggaggctggcTCCTGCAACGGCCAGacaacaggaggaggaggaggaggagggacggTCCGGGGTTTGATTTAATAATCTCCGCAGTTCCGCTGAGAAAGACGGAGTGAAGGCCGTAATGCGATCTGACGGGGTCCTTAACAAAGTATCCTCAGCCAGCGGGGCTCAGCCCACAAGCACAAGTCAATTAGGCTGAGAATCGGGAGCAGCTGGGGCTGCGCTGAGCGCGCTCCGTAGCCTCGCGGACACGGAACCCACGCTTCTCTCACCGTCACTTGAGGGGAAGTGggctctgtcgccccctgctgtTGTGGAGGACTTGAGCAAGCCCAGTCACGTCCAAAGGCGCATAGGTGCGGTGAAGAACCTAGCCAAGGCCTGAAATCCATCTGTATGGTCATAAAGTCCATCTGTAAAAGTTACGAACAAGTGAATGAAATGTACTTGTGATATGAGTCACTctctaaatgtacattttgaccCATGATAAATAATGTTAAAATTGTTAGGCTGAAAACCATAccagttaatttaattttagacTTTTATTGATTTTACTGCTTAATATTGCATACTGTTTCAAGTGTCAgttttggtttcaaaatattaaCTGCGGTGTTAAAATGGCTGTTGGTACTAGTTATGTTCTCATGAGCCAATCAAAAGACTTGCTCAAAATGTGTGTCCATCACTAGTAGgaaatacaattacattacagtcatgtaGCAGACACACTAATCTAGAGAGAACATGGACAATATCAATTCATCTTTCAGTCGTATTAAAATGTGATGTCACTTAGACTCATTTCTAAACAATGTTAACCAAACAAACATAACAAGTGGAAAAACCCATCAGACAGCCCATATTTACACAGCTACAGCTATGGCATCACTGCAGTaggaagataaaaaaaaaggcatgaTTTGTGTTGCACTAAAccaccagctcagaccagtGTCCAAAGAGGCGTCCGTCAGGCTGAAAATGTccctgcgtctgtctgtctgtctgtctgtctgtccgtctgttcCAGCCGGGAGACGTACAATGCCCTGACCAACTGGCTGACAGATGCACGGACGCTGGCCAGTCCTAACATCGTCATCATCCTGTGCGGGAACAAGAAGGACCTGGACGCCGACCGGGAGGTCACCTTCCTGGAGGCCTCGCGCTTCGCCCAGGAGAACGGTACCTGAGCTGGACTTCCTGTTCCTGCGCATCGCTCTAAGCTTTCCccctgccacttcctgttcctgcacATCAATCTAAGCTTTCCCCCTGCCCTTCCCTGTTCCTGCGCATCAATCTAAGCTTTCCccctgccacttcctgttcctgcgcAACACTTTAAGCTTTCCCCCTGCCCTTCCCTGTTCCTGCGCATCACTTTAAGCTTTCCCCCTGCCCTTCCCTGTTCCTGCGCATCACTTTAAGCTTTCCCCCTGCCCTTCCCTGTTCCTGCTCCTCCCTGACCCTTCCATGTGTGTTGctctctggcccctccccctcacacgtttagcagatgcccttatccagagttaagaggttgtatttttacagaAGCAGTTCAGGTTGAGTGTCTTGCATCGACTACTCCCCAGCTGGGAATCCAACCCGACAACTTTTGAGTTACAAGCCCCGTTCCGTAGCCATTAGTCCACACTCCCCGCACTCCTCTGCAGTCGCCTCCAGGTCTTCATCTTCCTCTGTCACCTGCCAGTTTTCACTTTTCTACTTTTCCTGCTGTCAGTCCCACGGCTTCAGAGTAGCCAGCTCTAGCTCAGCTGTCAGTCAGAATCTCCCCTTCCCGTGTCTGTATTTGTCAGCGGTGACTCTGCGATGACCCGCATTTGCTTTCGGTTGTT encodes:
- the rab4b gene encoding ras-related protein Rab-4B → MSETYDFLFKFLVIGSAGTGKSCLLHQFIENKFKQDSNHTIGVEFGSRVVNVGGKTVKLQIWDTAGQERFRSVTRSYYRGAAGALLVYDITSRETYNALTNWLTDARTLASPNIVIILCGNKKDLDADREVTFLEASRFAQENELMFLETSALTGENVEEAFLKCARTILTKIESGELDPERMGSGIQYGDASLRQLRQPRGTTAQNKQQCSC